A stretch of Brassica napus cultivar Da-Ae chromosome C6, Da-Ae, whole genome shotgun sequence DNA encodes these proteins:
- the LOC106421651 gene encoding uncharacterized protein LOC106421651 isoform X4 — protein MDFHGMNRKNLQILCKKHGIPANLKNIEMANRLASLIFQKEDEETVTETKEEEANLVASRKAKKVRFSHETDNQIFEFTRSVKKSVRTRRSRGQDGDAKAPPQPGGGIELRRSKRSVSKGIGSNGDDVSNSISGIGSSGSVQEEGKDVDSIVSEQLEDKGIQDGRRSTRLAGKIEKSCVEGGTSKSVALLPAAKRSKRIGSGGSSTQEEGKDIDLNAPERFEDRDVQGGKRSRRLAAKTEKSFEEGGTSKLVALVPDAKRSKRIGSGGSTQEEGKDTDLNAPERFEDRDVQGGKRSRRLAAKTEKSFEEGGTSKLVALVPDAKRSKRIGSGGSTQEEGKDTDLNAPERFEDRDVQGGRRSRRLAAKTEKSSEEGGMSKSVTLLPAAKRSKELVDVVNKEDEREIGEPNRKGGGSKVEMVRRRSMRFVNEQTSAQDQRRSVRLKASVENTSMGQAKNDSVKASRVVKGNLVDKKTDENLVKSKRVTRNMKRGRSGEPEVDIGAASNQSNLTPKKTLNEFVHFEQEEACGADVKAGGSSKNQECIKDKPQGIIITEDSPSFSQAKAAEPVRMLEKVLDPTLDKSDDSSQRSNIREINCERMEEECEEKLERETVSMPLMEEEKEEVSPRSLSSPKDKLHVPTGHIIVKDSASTVIAEESTKTKDETLIYSPESELKETSSIAKLANVEGSLENSTERWKEIHSGKDDEKGSLENVQAENLHGNVSECNTESSSAEEEMEISKIGGLSVAHCVNLIPEKLLGEYSQLEPEEAERPNVEARSSSQKVKKIVAQEFVKDKPQEVADDSPSTSETKATEPTVISENVLDSTRTVSGETSAVRNSHELNSEVLEEGREEKHELAMTKKDQVETSSLSEFLTERSEVKTCLDNRITSCSLSVEATLSPASVQLAMSNPEADLGVPTGNDIVSTVITKEETLILTPTSELKEDNAGAKISKVEAILGNSAECCKEDEKGSLEKDVQAENLHVNFSECITEKSSSEEVEISKDGCKSANLTPEKLLDTYTQLVPEEAGGPNVEIRSSSKRMKTVSSECLKENPQGMAEESPSTFVTKTAETLMMSENVSVDISPVGNTQELYPELTDEEREEKQELDIVLVAETEKEKKKASSSSELFVETTPPPPSLVQIAVSNPESELSVPTRHILVKDIVSVVIAEEDIKTEEVPKSVQSFVAKFAETDAVLENSAECSNKSLSIKYDGKGSLEKEKQSAKRHGNFSEYNAENSNAEEEADICKVGRISAGHGVYREKLDEVEDESLMKSVQTISSERGCEPNPLVLSGSLSTEFASHSHKEENVSECLEEEEMKALSQPTPINKAASNELDSSSLFTTPERNLMLMEQLSESGKICEAHIVTQHNDEAVESVVFTTPEKVLLLGDSGLDEVGKEEEHTTTDFPDESDILNTSQNEAFNEGERIEVELHDEPNITASPLRQSSVGDFKEDRNERNEENRTVELHCESGTCTGQDKHDGAENSGGNKDMELYEESVVFTGLEERHELFGDSREDELNMDAQFYDEAGLSTEMHKDLPLADPELGKAGWLEINNDDKSGSLEGRLLNGDSEQKKTKKAPAEFHDESAVPSIPERHPFPEESEQEEAAKSEENNALESQADCDNFTAANVNAKSHDMSDVLTASESHSIMGAFEPDGKENKDVELLGESNISTNEESGQDGKIKYNTAATCEESSFFISPERRHHLGNTEPHTAGKQERKEVEFKDESTFFTRLETRLLLGESTQDRLDNGKSGSAKYQSHHASSPKVILKDDSVARECQVAAPDFRENTIVDSSGSIASKVSYSHEFSAGEVSAGAEFMPKASQAKNVAGLDAIQGTSKQSRGNSPHVDTCHTMGADTIMDAERNVSLSSYVLSLPAEGNSETIGEISNHIEVAGTCSLVSESGPSTDIQNQIHDAVEELPVTDELIDAKLTKNTQSDSETIGLPDEGDSKSIVENPSQLEITGTCSMVSERSTPPMDNQNHINDALNEELAVTDNSKADELIEAKVTKNVDSSGGSDVSGKTCVLAGTEDEHLGYNSEVTDHVDTAFENDISLTPDGSTLQKNRNEEAAADDEMVNGKATPSPEEALVKPSDNIGESGTLSEKRVTREPILIYRTQAKPKWHDMKENAPNSKIVDNLNVTAPRTSKRQPLQDLRKN, from the exons ATGGATTTTCATGGAATGAATCGGAAAAATCTACAAATCCTATGTAAAAAGCATGGGATCCCTGCGAATCTCAAGAACATCGAGATGGCTAATCGACTCGCTTCTCTTATTTTCCAG AAGGAAGATGAAGAAACTGTAACGGAAACGAAGGAGGAGGAGGCGAATCTAGTTGCTAGCAGAAAAGCTAAGAAAGTAAGATTCAGTCATGAGACTGATAATCAAATTTTCGAATTCACTCGATCGGTTAAGAAGAGTGTTAGAACGCGTCGTAGTCGCGGCCAAGATGGGGATGCTAAAGCTCCTCCTCAGCCAGGTGGAGGTATAGAGCTAAGGCGGTCGAAGCGGAGTGTGTCTAAGGGGATAGgatctaatggagatgatgtgTCAAACTCGATAAGTGGGATTGGCTCTAGTGGTAGTGTTCAAGAAGAG GGTAAAGATGTAGATTCGATTGTTTCTGAACAGTTGGAAGATAAAGGTATCCAGGATGGGAGACGGTCCACGAGACTTGCTGGTAAAATTGAGAAATCATGCGTGGAAGGTGGGACATCTAAGTCAGTAGCTTTATTACCTGCTGCTAAGCGGTCAAAGCGAATTGGCTCTGGTGGTAGTAGTACTCAAGAAGAGGGTAAAGATATTGATTTGAATGCTCCAGAACGGTTTGAAGATAGAGATGTTCAGGGTGGGAAACGGTCTAGGCGACTGGCTGCTAAAACTGAGAAATCATTTGAGGAAGGTGGGACATCCAAGTTAGTAGCTTTAGTTCCTGATGCTAAGCGGTCAAAGCGAATTGGCTCTGGTGGTAGTACTCAAGAAGAGGGTAAAGATACTGATTTGAATGCTCCAGAACGGTTTGAAGATAGAGATGTTCAGGGTGGGAAACGGTCTAGGCGACTGGCTGCTAAAACTGAGAAATCATTTGAGGAAGGTGGGACATCCAAGTTAGTAGCTTTAGTTCCTGATGCTAAGCGGTCAAAGCGAATTGGCTCTGGTGGTAGTACTCAAGAAGAGGGTAAAGATACTGATTTGAATGCTCCAGAACGGTTTGAAGATAGAGATGTTCAGGGTGGGAGACGGTCTAGGCGACTGGCTGCTAAAACTGAGAAATCTTCTGAGGAAGGTGGGATGTCAAAGTCGGTGACTTTATTGCCTGCTGCTAAGCGGTCAAAAGAACTTGTAGACGTGGTTAACAAAGAAGATGAAAGGGAAATAGGAGAACCTAATAGGAAGGGTGGTGGTTCTAAAGTTGAAATGGTGCGTAGGCGGTCTATGCGGTTTGTGAATGAGCAGACCAGTGCTCAGGATCAGAGAAGGTCAGTGAGGCTTAAAGCTAGTGTGGAGAACACATCAATGGGGCAAGCGAAGAATGATTCAGTGAAGGCTTCAAGAGTAGTTAAAGGGAATCTAGTTGATAAGAAGACGGATGAGAATCTTGTCAAATCGAAAAGAGTTACTAGAAATATGAAGCGGGGCAGATCAGGAGAGCCAGAGGTGGACATTGGAGCTGCATCAAACCAAAGCAACCTAACGCCTAAGAAGACTTTGAATGAGTTCGTTCACTTTGAGCAAGAAGAAGCTTGTGGAGCTGATGTTAAAGCTGGAGGCTCTTCCAAGAATCAAGAATGCATTAAGGATAAGCCTCAAGGAATAATAATAACTGAGGACTCTCCTTCTTTCTCCCAAGCCAAAGCTGCAGAACCTGTTAGGATGCTTGAGAAGGTTTTAGACCCTACACTGGATAAGTCAGATGATAGTTCACAAAGGTCAAACATCCGAGAGATTAATTGTGAACGTATGGAAGAAGAATGTGAAGAGAAACTTGAGCGAGAGACAGTTTCTATGCCCCTGATGGAGGAGGAAAAAGAGGAAGTATCACCACGCTCTCTAAGCAGCCCAAAAGATAAGCTACACGTCCCTACTGGCCATATCATTGTTAAGGATAGTGCTTCAACAGTTATAGCAGAGGAAAGTACCAAAACAAAGGACGAAACCCTTATTTACTCTCCTGAATCTGAGCTTAAGGAGACTAGCTCTATAGCTAAGTTAGCAAACGTTGAAG GAAGTCTGGAAAACTCAACTGAACGTTGGAAAGAGATTCACTCAGGCAAAGATGATGAGAAAGGTTCCTTGGAGAACGTACAAGCAGAAAATTTGCATGGGAACGTTTCTGAATGCAACACTGAGAGTAGCAGTGCAGAAGAAGAAATGGAGATTAGTAAGATCGGTGGTCTGAGTGTTGCTCACTGTGTAAATTTAATACCAGAAAAACTTTTGGGTGAGTACTCTCAGTTAGAGCCAGAAGAAGCAGAGCGGCCTAACGTGGAAGCTAGAAGCTCTTCCCAGAAAGTGAAGAAGATAGTGGCTCAAGAATTCGTAAAAGATAAGCCACAAGAAGTGGCTGACGACTCACCTTCTACATCTGAAACCAAAGCTACAGAACCTACTGTGATTTCTGAGAATGTTTTGGATTCTACACGGACAGTGTCAGGTGAGACGTCAGCGGTGAGAAACAGTCACGAGTTGAATTCTGAAGTTTTGGAAGAAGGACGTGAAGAGAAACATGAGCTAGCCATGACTAAGAAAGACCAAGTGGAAACATCATCACTCTCTGAATTTCTTACTGAGCGCTCAGAAGTGAAAACCTGCCTAGATAACCGCATCACTAGCTGTTCTCTATCTGTGGAAGCTACTTTGTCTCCTGCTTCAGTACAATTAGCAATGAGCAACCCGGAAGCCGATCTAGGCGTGCCTACTGGCAATGATATTGTTTCGACGGTTATAACCAAGGAGGAAACCCTTATTTTAACCCCTACATCTGAGCTTAAGGAGGATAACGCTGGTGCTAAGATATCAAAAGTAGAAG CAATCCTGGGAAACTCAGCTGAATGTTGCAAAGAGGATGAGAAAGGTTCCTTGGAGAAGGATGTCCAAGCAGAAAATTTGCATGTAAACTTTTCTGAATGCATCACTGAGAAGAGCAGCTCAGAAGAAGTGGAGATTAGTAAGGACGGTTGTAAGAGTGCAAATCTGACGCCAGAGAAACTTTTGGATACGTACACTCAATTGGTGCCAGAAGAAGCAGGGGGACCTAATGTGGAAATTAGAAGCTCTTCCAAGAGAATGAAGACAGTGAGTTCagaatgcctaaaagagaatcCACAAGGAATGGCTGAGGAGTCGCCTTCTACATTCGTGACCAAAACTGCAGAAACTCTCATGATGTCTGAGAATGTTTCAGTTGATATTTCACCGGTGGGAAACACTCAAGAGTTGTATCCTGAACTTACGGATGAAGAACGTGAAGAGAAACAAGAGCTAGACATAGTTCTGGTGGCTGAGACagagaaggagaaaaagaaagcatcatcatcatctgagcTATTTGTGGAAACCACTCCACCTCCTCCTTCTTTAGTACAGATAGCAGTGAGCAACCCTGAATCCGAGCTAAGTGTGCCTACTAGACATATCCTTGTTAAGGATATTGTTTCAGTAGTTATTGCTGAGGAAGATATTAAAACCGAGGAGGTTCCTAAATCAGTGCAGAGCTTTGTAGCTAAATTTGCAGAAACAGATG CAGTCCTGGAAAATTCAGCTGAATGTTCGAACAAGAGTCTTTCAATCAAATATGATGGTAAAGGTTCCTTAGAGAAGGAAAAACAATCAGCAAAGCGACATGGAAACTTCTCTGAATACAACGCTGAGAATAGCAAtgcagaagaagaagcagacatCTGTAAAGTTGGTCGTATTAGCGCTGGTCATGGTGTATACCGGGAGAAGCTCGATGAGGTCGAGGATGAGAGTCTAATGAAATCTGTGCAAACAATTTCTAGTGAGAGAGGTTGTGAACCAAATCCGTTGGTGCTAAGTGGATCGTTGTCAACTGAATTTGCTTCTCACTCACACAAGGAAGAGAACGTTTCAGAGTGTTTGGAGGAAGAGGAAATGAAAGCTTTATCCCAACCTACACCAATAAATAAAGCTGCTAGCAACGAACTTGACAGTTCATCTCTATTCACTACCCCCGAGAGGAACTTGATGTTAATGGAGCAGCTCAGCGAAAGTGGAAAGATCTGTGAAGCTCATATAGTGACCCAGCACAATGATGAAGCAGTAGAGTCTGTTGTTTTCACAACTCCTGAAAAAGTTTTACTGCTGGGTGATTCTGGGCTAGATGAGGTGGGAAAGGAAGAGGAGCATACAACCACAGACTTTCCTGATGAATCTGATATTCTCAATACCAGCCAAAATGAAGCTTTTAATGAAGGAGAAAGAATAGAGGTTGAGCTTCATGACGAGCCTAACATTACCGCTAGCCCACTGAGACAATCCAGTGTAGGAGACTTCAAAGAAGATAGAAACGAAAGGAATGAAGAAAATCGGACTGTTGAGCTCCATTGTGAATCCGGCACTTGCACTGGACAGGATAAACATGATGGAGCAGAGAATAGTGGAGGAAACAAAGATATGGAGTTATATGAAGAATCTGTTGTTTTCACTGGTCTGGAGGAGAGGCATGAGCTTTTTGGGGATTCTAGAGAAGATGAACTCAATATGGATGCACAGTTCTATGACGAAGCTGGATTATCCACTGAGATGCACAAAGATCTACCTTTAGCAGACCCTGAACTAGGCAAAGCAGGATGGCTAGAAATTAATAATGATGACAAGTCAGGTAGCCTGGAGGGGCGATTGTTAAATGGAGACtctgaacaaaagaaaacaaaaaaggcgCCTGCAGAGTTTCATGATGAGTCTGCTGTTCCCAGTATTCCAGAAAGACATCCATTCCCGGAAGAGTCTGAACAGGAAGAAGCTGCAAAAAGTGAAGAAAACAATGCTTTGGAATCGCAAGCTGACTGTGACAACTTCACTGCCGCCAACGTAAATGCTAAGTCTCATGATATGTCCGATGTTCTCACTGCTTCTGAAAGCCACTCTATTATGGGAGCCTTTGAGCCAGATGGAAAAGAAAACAAGGATGTGGAATTGTTGGGTGAATCTAACATTTCCACAAACGAAGAGTCTGGACAAGATGgaaagataaaatataatacagcAGCCACTTGCGAAGAGTCTTCTTTTTTCATTTCTCCAGAAAGGCGACACCATCTAGGAAACACTGAACCACACACTGCTGGAAAGCAAGAACGAAAGGAAGTGGAGTTCAAGGACGAGTCTACCTTCTTCACTAGGCTCGAGACTCGTTTACTTTTGGGAGAGTCTACTCAGGACCGTCTTGATAATGGCAAGTCTGGCTCAGCCAAGTATCAAAGCCATCATGCTTCTTCTCCCAAAGTTATTTTGAAGGACGACAGTGTGGCTCGGGAATGTCAAGTTGCAGCTCCAGATTTCAGAGAAAACACTATTGTTGATTCAAGTGGTAGTATCGCATCCAAAGTTTCTTATAGCCATGAGTTCAGTGCCGGGGAAGTATCTGCAGGTGCAGAGTTTATGCCAAAAGCTTCTCAGGCAAAAAATGTTGCAGGTCTAGATGCCATACAAGGGACATCAAAGCAAAGCAGAGGGAATTCTCCACATGTTGACACATGCCATACTATGGGGGCTGACACTATCATGGATGCAGAAAGAAATGTTTCCTTGAGCTCCTATGTTCTTTCCTTACCAGCTGAAGGTAATTCTGAGACGATTGGCGAAATTTCCAACCACATAGAAGTTGCTGGAACCTGTTCGTTGGTGTCTG AATCTGGCCCTTCCACAGACATTCAGAATCAGATACATGATGCAGTGGAGGAACTGCCAGTAACAG ACGAGCTCATAGATGCAAAGTTAACCAAGAACACTCAAAGTGATTCCGAGACAATTGGCTTACCAGATGAAGGTGATTCCAAGTCAATTGTTGAAAATCCCAGCCAACTTGAAATTACTGGGACCTGCTCCATGGTGTCAG AAAGATCTACCCCTCCCATGGACAATCAGAACCATATAAATGACGCTCTGAACGAGGAACTGGCAGTAACAG ACAATAGCAAAGCAGACGAGCTCATAGAAGCAAAAGTAACGAAGAACGTTGACTCTTCAGGTGGCTCTGATGTCTCTGGAAAGACATGCGTCTTAGCTGGAACAGAGGATGAGCACTTAGGCTATAATTCTGAAGTAACTGATCATGTTGATACTGCATTTG AGAACGACATCTCTCTAACTCCTGATGGATCTACTCTTCAGAAAAACAGGAACGAAGAAG CTGCGGCAGATGATGAAATGGTTAATGGAAAAGCTACTCCGAGTCCTGAAGAAGCCTTGGTTAAGCCATCTGATAACATTGGTGAATCAGGTACGTTATCAGAGAAGCGAGTAACAAGAGAACCGATCTTGATTTACAGAACACAAGCGAAGCCTAAATGGCATGACATGAAAGAGAATGCACCAAACTCAAAGATTGTGGATAATCTTAACGTAACAGCTCCAAGGACATCGAAGAGACAGCCGCTCCAAGACTTGAGGAAGAACTAG